From Calothrix sp. PCC 6303, a single genomic window includes:
- the argC gene encoding N-acetyl-gamma-glutamyl-phosphate reductase produces the protein MGNYRRVPVGIVGASGYGGVQLVRLLMDHPEVDVVYMGGDKNAGKPFAEIYPHMKHSVELMVEKVDPEEIARKCEVVFLSVPNGLACDLAPQLLAKGCKVLDLSADYRFENLTTYTNWYGKERKDIDTAKQAVYGLPELYRDRIAESQLIGCPGCYPTASLLALSPLLKQGLIVPETAIIDAKSGTSGGGREAKIGMLLAEADNSLAAYNVARHRHTPEIEQICSDLAGHEVKVQFTPHLIPMVRGILATVYATLRDPGLVRDDLITIYRAFYRNSPWVKICEASTYPQTKWACGSNLCYIGIEVDPRTGRAIIISVIDNLIKGQAGQAIQCMNLMMGWDETLGLPKLGFYP, from the coding sequence ATGGGTAATTATCGGCGCGTACCCGTTGGGATAGTTGGCGCGTCTGGCTATGGCGGAGTTCAGCTAGTTAGATTGTTGATGGATCACCCAGAAGTAGACGTGGTGTATATGGGGGGTGATAAGAATGCAGGTAAACCCTTTGCGGAAATATACCCGCACATGAAGCATTCAGTGGAATTGATGGTGGAAAAAGTAGATCCTGAAGAAATTGCCCGAAAGTGTGAAGTTGTGTTTCTTTCGGTTCCCAATGGACTAGCTTGTGATTTGGCACCTCAACTTTTGGCGAAAGGATGTAAAGTCCTGGATTTGAGTGCCGATTATCGGTTTGAGAACTTGACAACCTACACAAATTGGTATGGCAAGGAAAGAAAGGATATTGATACAGCAAAGCAGGCAGTTTATGGGCTGCCGGAATTGTACCGCGATCGCATTGCCGAATCACAGCTAATTGGCTGTCCGGGTTGTTACCCTACTGCTAGTCTCCTGGCACTGTCTCCCCTACTCAAACAAGGGTTAATTGTCCCCGAAACTGCCATCATTGATGCCAAATCAGGAACATCTGGAGGTGGTAGGGAAGCCAAAATTGGGATGTTGTTAGCGGAAGCTGATAATTCCCTCGCAGCATATAACGTTGCCCGTCACCGTCACACCCCCGAAATCGAGCAAATTTGTAGTGATTTGGCAGGACATGAAGTTAAAGTGCAATTTACACCTCACCTCATCCCAATGGTGAGAGGTATTCTTGCCACTGTCTACGCCACTTTGAGGGATCCAGGTTTGGTACGGGATGACTTGATCACTATATACAGAGCCTTTTATCGCAATTCACCCTGGGTGAAGATTTGCGAGGCTAGTACATATCCCCAAACTAAATGGGCATGTGGCAGTAATCTTTGTTATATCGGAATTGAGGTAGATCCCCGTACTGGCAGAGCAATTATTATATCTGTCATCGATAATTTAATTAAAGGACAAGCAGGGCAAGCAATCCAATGTATGAATTTGATGATGGGTTGGGATGAAACTTTGGGTTTACCTAAATTAGGTTTTTATCCTTAA
- a CDS encoding sensor domain-containing diguanylate cyclase codes for MTLYKHQVENRCQETQQRLATILESMGSAVVVADNNGYLEMMNPLAETLTGWKEHEVIGKELGKVLKLFDQETGEIIDNLPAQVMKAGEIIHLPDNCTLVTKDGVEILIGDNVAPIRDRNGNISGIVLIFQDVTKRKQVEAHLLRNAFYDGLTGLPNRVLFLDRLRQTFERKKRRNNFNFGILFLDLDSFKSVNDRFGHAMGDDLLVAIAKRLESCLRGGDTVARFGGDEFAVLLEDIKDVSDAVNVAKRIQESLQHKLDLNGQEIINTASIGIALSANHHEEPRSLLRDADIAMYRAKQAGKANYAVFS; via the coding sequence ATGACACTTTATAAACATCAAGTCGAAAACCGATGTCAAGAAACACAGCAAAGATTAGCCACTATTCTAGAGAGCATGGGAAGTGCAGTGGTTGTGGCTGATAACAATGGCTACTTGGAGATGATGAATCCATTGGCAGAAACGTTAACTGGATGGAAAGAACACGAGGTGATTGGCAAGGAGTTGGGTAAGGTTCTGAAGTTATTTGATCAAGAAACTGGCGAAATAATTGATAATTTACCTGCTCAGGTAATGAAAGCAGGAGAAATTATACACTTGCCGGATAATTGTACCTTGGTGACAAAGGATGGTGTAGAAATCCTGATTGGTGATAACGTTGCACCGATACGCGATCGCAATGGCAATATTTCCGGTATAGTGCTGATATTTCAGGATGTCACCAAGCGTAAGCAAGTTGAAGCTCACCTGCTTCGTAACGCTTTTTATGATGGGTTAACGGGTTTACCCAATCGAGTTTTATTTTTAGATCGGTTGCGGCAAACATTTGAGCGCAAAAAGCGTAGAAATAACTTTAACTTTGGAATTTTATTCCTAGATTTGGACAGTTTCAAAAGTGTCAATGATCGTTTTGGTCATGCCATGGGAGATGATTTACTAGTGGCTATTGCCAAACGCTTAGAGTCGTGTCTTAGAGGTGGTGATACGGTTGCTAGGTTTGGCGGTGATGAATTTGCCGTGTTACTGGAAGATATTAAAGATGTATCGGATGCAGTAAATGTGGCGAAACGCATTCAAGAGTCTTTACAGCATAAATTAGACCTCAACGGACAAGAAATCATCAACACTGCTAGTATTGGCATTGCCTTAAGCGCTAATCATCACGAAGAACCAAGGAGTTTACTACGTGATGCAGATATTGCGATGTATCGCGCTAAACAAGCTGGTAAAGCTAATTATGCAGTTTTCTCGTAA
- the folB gene encoding dihydroneopterin aldolase has protein sequence MDCIHVTGIRCYGYTGYLPEEQILGQWFEVDVKLWLDISPAGKSDAIEDTLDYRSVITLVKDIVKNSKFALIEKLVTTIAESILAECVSLSQVQVILSKPSAPIPDFGGKISLEITRTRS, from the coding sequence ATGGATTGCATTCATGTTACGGGGATTCGTTGCTACGGTTACACAGGTTATTTACCGGAGGAACAAATATTGGGACAATGGTTTGAGGTAGATGTCAAGTTGTGGCTAGATATTTCCCCTGCGGGTAAGTCGGATGCAATTGAGGATACCTTAGATTATCGCAGCGTCATCACATTAGTGAAGGATATCGTCAAAAACTCAAAATTTGCCCTCATCGAAAAGCTAGTCACCACAATTGCAGAATCAATTTTGGCAGAATGCGTTAGTCTTTCCCAAGTTCAAGTTATTTTAAGCAAACCATCCGCTCCGATTCCCGATTTTGGTGGCAAAATCAGCTTAGAAATTACTCGCACTCGTTCTTAA
- the menD gene encoding 2-succinyl-5-enolpyruvyl-6-hydroxy-3-cyclohexene-1-carboxylic-acid synthase translates to MSDVFRNTNELWSYILAETLKNLGLKLVVICPGSRSTPLVVAFSQKIADIEVISILDERSAAFFALGRAKITGVPSAVICTSGTAGANFYPAVIEARESRIPLLLLTADRPPELRNCHSGQTINQVKLYGDYPNWQAELALPVLSMGMLGYLRQTVVYAWEKTLTQVPGAVHLNIPLRDPLAPIPDESPNIISQPPFLLSEGKNIRFEAGDFFSAIKTYFPTPKYQFDFPQSQRGVIIAGVAQPKNPEAYCNAIASLAKSLNYPVLAEGLSPVRNYAHVNPNIVSTYDLILRNPRLTSQLTPEVVIQIGDMSTSKELRNWLTTTQPHRWIIDPSDQNLDPLHGRTTHLRVGVEDLVGLKEGRREFKSQLKSNPLVETEELYLELWLNAEKQVRQQIDETFTKIDYFLESKISWLLPQILPPDTPIFIANSMPVRDVEFFWQPNNSQILPFFNRGANGIDGTLSTALGVMHHRSGVMLTGDLALLHDTNGFLIRNKFIGHLTIILINNNGGGIFEMLPISQFEPPFEEFFATPQDINFAQLAATYSVEYELMSSWQQLAEKLNPLPQQGIRILEIPTNRKADAKWRKDNLGKFG, encoded by the coding sequence ATGTCAGATGTTTTTCGCAACACAAATGAACTTTGGAGTTATATCCTTGCCGAAACCTTAAAAAATCTAGGGTTAAAATTGGTTGTAATTTGCCCTGGTTCCCGCTCTACGCCATTAGTTGTTGCGTTTTCTCAAAAAATTGCCGACATCGAGGTAATATCGATTCTAGATGAACGTTCAGCGGCTTTTTTTGCTTTGGGTAGGGCAAAGATTACAGGGGTTCCCAGTGCTGTTATTTGTACATCTGGTACCGCAGGGGCAAATTTTTATCCAGCTGTGATTGAAGCTAGAGAAAGTCGTATCCCACTATTATTATTAACTGCCGATAGACCACCAGAATTACGAAATTGTCATTCTGGGCAAACCATTAACCAGGTGAAATTATATGGTGATTATCCTAACTGGCAAGCCGAATTAGCTTTACCTGTGTTGTCTATGGGGATGTTGGGATATCTGCGACAAACCGTCGTTTATGCTTGGGAAAAAACCCTAACTCAAGTACCTGGGGCAGTTCATTTAAATATACCTTTGCGTGACCCCCTCGCGCCAATTCCTGATGAATCTCCAAATATTATTTCTCAACCTCCTTTTTTGTTGAGTGAAGGTAAAAATATCAGGTTTGAAGCAGGTGATTTTTTTTCGGCAATCAAAACCTACTTTCCCACTCCCAAATACCAATTTGATTTTCCCCAAAGTCAACGGGGTGTGATTATTGCTGGGGTAGCACAACCAAAAAATCCTGAAGCATATTGTAATGCGATCGCGTCTCTTGCCAAAAGCCTAAATTATCCAGTTTTAGCAGAGGGACTTTCTCCAGTTCGCAATTATGCCCATGTTAATCCCAACATTGTCTCTACTTACGATTTAATTCTCCGCAATCCCCGTCTCACATCCCAGTTAACTCCAGAAGTTGTGATTCAAATCGGGGATATGTCTACAAGTAAGGAACTTCGCAACTGGTTAACTACAACCCAACCCCACAGATGGATAATTGATCCGAGTGATCAAAATTTGGATCCTCTACATGGGAGAACTACCCATTTACGAGTTGGGGTTGAGGATTTGGTGGGGTTAAAAGAAGGCAGAAGGGAATTTAAATCCCAACTCAAAAGCAATCCGCTTGTAGAGACGGAGGAATTATATTTGGAGTTGTGGTTAAATGCTGAGAAACAGGTTCGTCAGCAAATAGACGAAACCTTTACAAAAATTGATTATTTTCTCGAAAGTAAAATTTCCTGGCTACTTCCCCAAATTCTTCCCCCTGATACACCCATATTCATTGCCAATAGTATGCCAGTTCGGGATGTAGAATTTTTCTGGCAACCCAATAATTCTCAAATTCTCCCCTTTTTCAATCGTGGTGCGAATGGAATTGATGGGACTTTATCCACTGCTTTAGGAGTGATGCATCATCGAAGTGGTGTAATGCTAACGGGGGATTTGGCTTTGTTGCATGACACTAATGGATTTTTAATCAGAAATAAATTTATTGGACATCTGACAATTATTCTGATTAATAATAATGGGGGAGGAATTTTTGAGATGCTGCCAATTTCCCAATTTGAACCACCATTTGAAGAATTTTTTGCCACCCCCCAAGATATTAATTTTGCTCAACTAGCTGCTACATATAGTGTTGAGTATGAATTAATGTCATCTTGGCAACAATTAGCCGAAAAGTTAAATCCGTTACCTCAACAAGGAATCAGAATTTTAGAAATCCCCACCAATCGCAAAGCTGATGCGAAATGGAGAAAAGACAACTTGGGTAAATTTGGATAA
- the menB gene encoding 1,4-dihydroxy-2-naphthoyl-CoA synthase, translating into MPTNWKIVKTYEDILYHKADGIAKITINRPHKRNAFRPKTVFELYEAFSDAREDTTIGVVLFTGSGPHTDGKYAFCSGGDQSVRGEAGYIDDSGTPRLNVLDLQKLIRSMPKVVIALVAGYAIGGGHVLHLICDLTIAADNAIFGQTGPKVGSFDGGFGASYLARVVGQKKAREIWFLCRQYDAKQALDMGLVNTIVPVEQLEAEGIQWANEILEKSPIAIRCLKSAFNADCDGQAGLQELAGNATLLYYMTQEGSEGKQAFLEKREPNFRSFPWLP; encoded by the coding sequence ATGCCAACTAACTGGAAAATCGTCAAAACCTACGAAGATATTCTTTACCACAAAGCTGACGGGATTGCTAAAATCACCATCAATCGTCCTCACAAGCGCAATGCTTTCCGTCCTAAAACAGTATTTGAACTGTATGAGGCTTTTTCTGATGCTCGTGAAGATACGACTATTGGAGTTGTTTTATTTACTGGTTCGGGACCCCACACTGATGGTAAATACGCCTTTTGTTCTGGTGGTGATCAAAGTGTCAGGGGGGAAGCAGGCTATATTGATGATTCGGGAACGCCACGTTTAAATGTATTAGATTTACAGAAACTCATTCGTTCCATGCCCAAAGTTGTCATTGCTTTGGTTGCTGGATATGCAATTGGAGGAGGGCATGTTCTCCACCTAATTTGCGATTTAACCATCGCTGCTGATAACGCTATTTTCGGGCAAACAGGACCCAAAGTTGGTAGTTTTGATGGTGGTTTTGGCGCTAGCTATCTTGCCCGTGTTGTTGGACAAAAAAAAGCCCGCGAAATCTGGTTTCTCTGCCGTCAATATGATGCTAAACAAGCTCTAGATATGGGTTTGGTGAATACAATTGTACCAGTAGAACAATTGGAAGCTGAAGGAATTCAATGGGCAAATGAAATCCTGGAAAAAAGCCCAATTGCGATTCGTTGCCTGAAATCAGCATTTAACGCCGATTGTGACGGGCAAGCTGGTTTACAAGAATTAGCGGGGAATGCCACTTTACTTTATTACATGACACAGGAAGGCAGCGAAGGTAAACAAGCCTTCTTAGAAAAGCGTGAACCGAATTTCCGTTCTTTTCCTTGGCTACCTTGA
- a CDS encoding M20 family metallopeptidase translates to MLSHIQDLAAKLAPRLLEIRRHIHSHPELSGQEYQTAAYVAGVLSSSGIHVKEGIGKTGVIGELASSGEDQRILAIRTDMDALPIQERTGLDFASKETGIMHACGHDVHTTVGLGTAMVLSRLSEALPGKVRFLFQPAEEIAQGANWMVQDGAMEDVSAILGVHVFPSIPGGCVGLRYGALTAAADDLEITIIGESGHGARPHEAIDAIWIASQVITTLQQAISRTQNPLRPVVLSIGQINGGRAPNIIADKVSLRGTVRSLHPQSRANLPEWIENIVTSVCSAYGAKCQVDYRQGVPSVQNDYALTQLLQSSAEEAWGSDCVQILPEPSLGAEDFSVYLDHAPGSMFRLGVGFPERGNNHPLHHPQFEVNEAAIITGVVTMAYAGYKYWQV, encoded by the coding sequence ATGTTAAGCCATATTCAAGATTTAGCAGCAAAATTAGCGCCTCGGTTGCTGGAAATTCGTCGTCATATCCACTCACACCCAGAACTAAGCGGTCAAGAGTACCAAACAGCAGCCTATGTTGCGGGTGTATTATCTTCTAGTGGGATACATGTAAAAGAAGGAATTGGAAAAACAGGAGTGATTGGGGAATTAGCAAGTTCAGGTGAAGATCAACGAATTTTGGCAATTCGCACTGATATGGACGCTTTACCCATTCAAGAACGTACTGGTTTGGATTTCGCTTCCAAAGAAACAGGGATAATGCACGCTTGTGGACATGATGTCCATACAACTGTCGGCTTGGGAACAGCGATGGTTTTATCGCGGTTATCGGAAGCTTTGCCGGGGAAGGTTCGCTTCCTGTTTCAACCTGCTGAAGAAATCGCTCAGGGTGCCAATTGGATGGTGCAAGACGGCGCTATGGAAGATGTTTCGGCGATTTTAGGTGTCCATGTGTTTCCATCGATTCCAGGGGGTTGTGTGGGCTTAAGGTATGGGGCTTTAACTGCGGCTGCGGATGATTTGGAGATTACCATAATTGGGGAATCGGGACATGGTGCCAGACCCCACGAAGCAATTGATGCAATTTGGATTGCTTCCCAGGTAATTACGACATTACAACAGGCAATTAGCCGCACACAAAATCCTTTACGTCCAGTGGTTTTAAGTATTGGACAAATAAATGGCGGTCGAGCACCGAATATAATTGCAGATAAAGTTAGCCTTCGGGGAACAGTGCGATCGCTTCATCCCCAAAGCCGTGCTAATTTACCAGAATGGATCGAAAATATTGTCACTAGTGTTTGCTCTGCCTATGGGGCAAAATGTCAAGTAGATTATCGTCAAGGTGTCCCCAGTGTTCAAAATGACTACGCCTTAACACAGTTATTGCAATCCTCCGCAGAAGAAGCTTGGGGAAGCGACTGTGTGCAGATTCTTCCAGAACCTTCCCTAGGAGCTGAGGATTTTTCTGTATATTTAGATCATGCACCTGGTTCGATGTTTCGTTTAGGTGTTGGTTTCCCAGAACGTGGTAACAATCATCCCCTACACCATCCTCAATTTGAAGTCAACGAAGCCGCCATTATTACCGGGGTAGTGACAATGGCGTATGCAGGGTATAAATATTGGCAGGTATAA
- a CDS encoding dipeptide ABC transporter ATP-binding protein, which produces MSETLFSVENLRVAYPQRDEEINWAIDNVSFALQPGERMGLVGESGCGKSTLGRAAMRLLPSASQVQGRVMFQGKSVFDMTPEEMRKFRGEAVGLIFQDPMTRLDPLMTIGDHCLETLKAHSPELSKKQAKEKAIATLEKVNIPSSRWSQFPHEFSGGMRQRVAIALALLLSPKLIVADEPTTSLDVTVSAQILQELTRLCSQENMALLLISHDLAMVAEYCDRIGVMYFGKMVETGTTDEVFRNPQHAYTQSLLKAALHIQSVDELTHDTEEVGNESQPSNPSKTPILRVSQLEQHYIIEPNFIERIFGNQGQAIKAVDGINLELYQGEILGLVGESGCGKSTLSRTILQLIRPTDGHVEFLGTELTTLSRQDMRQQRRQMQMVFQDPHACLNPAMSVGQNIADPLLIHGIATQDEAKQQVLAMLERVGLTPAEMYYQRHPSDLSGGQQQRVAIARALITRPKLLICDEPVSMLDASVQSQVLELMLELKDEFELTYLFITHDLWLARFLCDRIAVMNGGKIVEIGNTKKIFANPQHEYTKTLLAAAPLLARA; this is translated from the coding sequence ATGAGCGAAACTCTATTTAGTGTGGAAAATCTGCGCGTTGCCTATCCTCAACGTGATGAAGAAATTAATTGGGCAATTGATAATGTATCATTCGCTCTACAACCCGGTGAGAGAATGGGTTTGGTGGGTGAGTCTGGGTGCGGCAAATCAACCCTTGGTAGGGCAGCGATGCGGCTTTTGCCCAGTGCTTCCCAGGTACAAGGAAGGGTGATGTTTCAGGGGAAATCGGTGTTTGATATGACACCGGAAGAGATGCGGAAATTTCGTGGTGAAGCAGTTGGTTTGATTTTCCAAGATCCGATGACACGTTTAGATCCGCTGATGACAATCGGGGATCATTGTTTAGAAACCTTGAAAGCACATTCCCCAGAATTATCAAAAAAACAAGCAAAGGAAAAAGCGATCGCTACTTTGGAAAAAGTTAATATTCCCAGTAGTCGCTGGAGTCAGTTTCCCCATGAATTTAGCGGGGGGATGCGACAACGGGTAGCAATTGCTTTGGCTTTGTTGTTAAGTCCCAAATTAATTGTTGCCGATGAACCCACCACCAGTTTAGATGTGACGGTTTCCGCACAGATTTTGCAGGAGTTGACAAGACTTTGTAGCCAGGAAAATATGGCTTTATTGCTAATTTCCCACGATTTAGCGATGGTTGCGGAATACTGCGATCGCATTGGCGTGATGTACTTTGGTAAAATGGTGGAAACTGGAACTACCGATGAAGTTTTTCGCAATCCTCAACATGCCTATACTCAATCGTTGTTGAAGGCAGCTTTACATATTCAATCGGTGGATGAACTTACCCATGATACTGAGGAAGTAGGGAACGAGTCGCAACCTAGTAATCCTTCCAAAACACCAATTTTACGGGTTTCTCAATTAGAGCAACACTACATCATTGAACCTAACTTTATTGAACGCATATTTGGTAATCAAGGTCAAGCAATTAAAGCCGTAGACGGGATAAATTTGGAACTGTATCAAGGGGAAATCCTGGGATTGGTGGGGGAGTCGGGATGCGGAAAAAGCACCCTTTCCCGGACAATTTTACAGTTGATTCGTCCCACCGATGGACATGTGGAATTCCTCGGTACCGAGTTAACCACCCTATCCCGTCAAGATATGCGGCAACAACGCAGACAAATGCAAATGGTATTCCAAGATCCCCATGCATGTTTAAATCCGGCAATGTCAGTAGGGCAAAATATCGCTGATCCGCTACTAATTCACGGAATTGCTACCCAAGATGAAGCAAAACAGCAAGTTTTGGCAATGTTAGAACGGGTAGGTTTAACCCCTGCTGAGATGTACTATCAGCGTCACCCCTCCGACTTGTCAGGGGGACAACAGCAACGGGTAGCAATTGCTAGGGCATTAATTACCCGTCCCAAACTCCTGATTTGTGACGAACCCGTGAGCATGTTAGATGCAAGTGTGCAATCGCAAGTACTGGAATTGATGTTAGAACTCAAAGACGAATTTGAACTAACTTATCTATTTATTACCCACGATTTATGGTTAGCGAGATTTTTATGCGATCGCATTGCCGTGATGAATGGGGGTAAAATCGTGGAAATTGGCAACACCAAGAAAATTTTCGCCAATCCCCAACATGAATATACTAAAACACTTTTAGCGGCAGCCCCGTTACTTGCCAGAGCCTAA
- the patD gene encoding heterocyst frequency control protein PatD, giving the protein MSLNQDKYDTLMTFLRQLSLNVSVNELSLQELKENIRILQQFFQEQIVPLDSDEWYERSYRTEISKQLRLLDVDILFLQGAKQPATVESRLKAISDRISILISYCQAVLDGKSENES; this is encoded by the coding sequence ATGTCTCTAAACCAGGATAAATATGATACATTGATGACATTTTTGAGGCAGTTGAGTCTTAATGTCTCGGTGAATGAGTTGAGTTTACAGGAACTTAAAGAGAATATAAGGATATTACAACAATTTTTTCAGGAACAGATTGTTCCTTTGGATAGTGATGAGTGGTACGAACGTTCTTATCGCACTGAAATTAGTAAGCAGCTAAGGCTTTTGGATGTGGATATTTTATTTTTGCAGGGGGCAAAGCAGCCAGCGACGGTAGAAAGCAGGTTAAAAGCAATAAGCGATCGCATTTCCATTCTAATTAGCTATTGTCAAGCTGTGTTGGATGGGAAGTCGGAAAATGAAAGCTAG
- a CDS encoding RelA/SpoT family protein, with translation MNAILANTPDDINLPDWLKSCLKTLSTEQSDSSDARRTNDTDLICRAFIFAYQLHQGQYRKSGEPYIYHPVAVAGLLRDLGGSPAMIAAGFLHDVVEDTEVTVEDIESKFGEEVRRLVEGVTKLSKINFKSKTEGQAENFRRMFLAMAQDIRVIVVKLADRLHNMRTMEVMSEESRRRNAQETRDIYAPLANRLGIWRFKWELEDLAFKYLEPQSFREMQKHVAEKRDAREDRLKTVSDMLRTRMVEAGIQCTDISGRPKHLYSIFQKMQRQNKEFNEIYDLAAIRVIVTTNEECYRALAVLHDVFRPIPGRFKDYIGLPKSNRYQSLHTGVISPWGRPLEAQIRTLEMHRIAEYGIAAHWKYKETGGSNFTQTSPSDEKFTWVRQLLEWQNDLKDAQEYMDSIKNNLFEDDVYVFTPKGDLVALSAGSTSVDFAYRIHSEVGNHCGGAKVNGRMIPLSTKLQNGDIVEIMTQKSNHPSLDWLNFVATSAAKNRIKQWYKRSRREENVTRGRDLLEKELGKTGFENILKSDAMHAVAERCNYHSVEDLLAGLGYGETTLNLVLNRWREIIKSQQPPVASITEIPPNLPTSAPKVSREAGSVISRASDSPILGVEGLVYHLAGCCTPIPGEQIIGVVTRGRGITIHRQGCNNLEHVECDRLIPVTWNGAIERHTHPQTYPIAVQIEALDRVGVLKDILSRLSDQGINVRHASVKTTLSQPALIDLGIEIRDRIQLEHIFVQIKKMSDILNIRRVGENNE, from the coding sequence ATGAACGCTATACTTGCTAATACTCCCGATGACATCAACCTTCCGGATTGGTTAAAAAGTTGCTTAAAAACACTATCTACGGAACAGTCAGATTCTAGCGATGCTCGAAGGACAAATGATACAGATTTAATTTGCCGAGCTTTTATATTTGCCTACCAACTTCATCAAGGACAGTACCGGAAATCTGGAGAACCATACATCTACCATCCTGTTGCTGTAGCTGGTCTATTGCGTGACCTAGGCGGCAGTCCTGCTATGATAGCAGCTGGATTTCTCCATGATGTAGTTGAAGATACAGAAGTTACAGTTGAAGATATAGAAAGTAAATTTGGCGAAGAAGTTCGCCGTTTAGTGGAGGGTGTCACCAAGCTTTCCAAAATCAACTTTAAAAGTAAAACTGAAGGTCAAGCTGAAAATTTTCGCCGCATGTTTTTGGCAATGGCACAAGATATCCGCGTGATTGTGGTTAAACTAGCCGATCGTCTTCATAACATGCGAACAATGGAAGTCATGTCAGAGGAAAGCCGTCGTCGAAATGCCCAAGAAACCCGTGATATTTATGCTCCCCTAGCGAATCGCTTGGGGATTTGGCGTTTTAAGTGGGAATTAGAGGACTTAGCCTTTAAATATCTCGAACCTCAATCTTTTCGGGAAATGCAAAAACATGTTGCCGAAAAACGCGATGCCCGCGAAGATAGATTGAAGACAGTTTCTGATATGCTACGAACTCGGATGGTTGAGGCTGGAATCCAATGTACCGATATTAGTGGTAGACCTAAGCATCTTTACAGTATTTTCCAAAAGATGCAACGCCAAAATAAAGAATTTAACGAAATTTATGATTTAGCAGCAATTAGAGTAATTGTAACTACCAATGAGGAATGTTACCGGGCTTTAGCGGTGCTACATGATGTGTTCCGACCGATCCCCGGCAGATTTAAGGATTATATCGGTTTACCCAAATCAAACCGCTACCAGTCGTTACACACTGGGGTAATTAGTCCTTGGGGTCGTCCTTTAGAAGCACAGATTCGGACTTTAGAAATGCATCGGATTGCAGAGTACGGAATTGCCGCACATTGGAAATACAAAGAAACAGGTGGTTCTAATTTTACCCAAACCAGTCCATCGGATGAGAAATTTACCTGGGTGCGACAGTTATTAGAATGGCAAAATGACCTTAAAGATGCTCAAGAATACATGGATAGCATCAAAAACAATCTATTTGAAGATGATGTCTATGTATTTACTCCTAAAGGTGATTTAGTTGCTTTAAGTGCGGGTTCCACCTCAGTAGACTTTGCTTACCGTATTCATAGTGAAGTTGGAAATCATTGTGGAGGAGCAAAGGTAAATGGGAGAATGATCCCACTCTCTACAAAGTTGCAAAATGGGGACATAGTTGAGATTATGACCCAAAAAAGCAACCACCCTAGTTTAGATTGGTTAAACTTTGTTGCCACCTCCGCAGCCAAAAACCGGATCAAGCAGTGGTATAAACGCTCAAGACGGGAAGAAAATGTAACTAGGGGTCGTGATTTACTGGAAAAAGAACTAGGTAAAACCGGGTTTGAAAATATTCTCAAATCAGATGCGATGCACGCAGTTGCAGAACGATGTAATTACCACAGTGTGGAGGACTTGTTAGCTGGTTTGGGGTATGGGGAAACTACCTTGAATTTAGTCTTAAATCGCTGGCGAGAAATCATTAAATCTCAACAACCTCCCGTTGCATCCATCACCGAGATTCCCCCCAATTTGCCCACGTCTGCACCCAAAGTTTCTAGGGAAGCAGGTTCGGTAATTTCTCGCGCTTCCGATTCTCCGATTTTAGGAGTTGAGGGCTTAGTCTATCACTTGGCAGGCTGTTGTACACCAATTCCCGGCGAGCAAATTATCGGTGTAGTTACCAGAGGACGGGGAATTACCATCCATCGACAGGGTTGTAATAACTTGGAACATGTGGAATGCGATCGCTTAATTCCTGTAACCTGGAATGGAGCAATTGAACGTCACACCCATCCCCAAACATACCCAATTGCTGTGCAAATTGAAGCCTTAGACCGAGTTGGTGTCCTCAAGGATATTCTTTCCCGTTTGAGTGACCAAGGAATCAACGTCCGTCATGCTAGCGTTAAAACTACCCTTAGTCAACCAGCCCTAATTGACTTGGGGATCGAAATACGCGATCGCATCCAATTAGAACACATCTTTGTCCAAATCAAAAAGATGAGCGATATTCTTAATATTCGCCGTGTTGGTGAAAATAATGAGTAG
- a CDS encoding ribbon-helix-helix protein, CopG family: protein MTQISLRLSEREKEHLQKYCELTQRNQTEVLRDLIRRLSVKGALNPLD from the coding sequence ATGACACAGATTAGCTTGAGGTTATCTGAACGGGAAAAAGAACATTTGCAGAAGTATTGCGAATTGACTCAAAGAAATCAGACAGAAGTGTTGCGCGACCTCATAAGAAGATTATCAGTCAAAGGGGCATTGAACCCCCTTGACTGA